In Nanohaloarchaea archaeon SW_7_43_1, a single window of DNA contains:
- the rpl7ae gene encoding 50S ribosomal protein L7ae (multifunctional protein; binds C/D boxes of sRNAs and guides RNA post-transcriptional modification; also binds KT-15 motif in 23S rRNA), with the protein MAFQKFEPSDSLAEKTYDAIEKADDTGKVVIGTNEVTKAIERNEADLIVIASDVSPEEIVMHLPAMAEEKDITYTFVPDKEELGLAAGINVQSAAIAVTSVGQAEDQVDDIRLKARELLDKDEE; encoded by the coding sequence ATGGCATTCCAAAAATTCGAACCATCAGATTCATTAGCAGAAAAAACCTACGACGCTATCGAAAAAGCAGACGACACAGGTAAGGTCGTAATCGGTACCAACGAAGTAACGAAAGCGATCGAGAGAAATGAAGCAGACCTGATTGTAATTGCTTCAGATGTATCACCTGAAGAAATTGTAATGCATTTACCAGCAATGGCGGAAGAAAAAGATATTACATACACATTCGTCCCTGACAAAGAAGAACTTGGATTGGCAGCAGGCATCAATGTACAGAGCGCTGCAATCGCGGTTACTTCAGTCGGACAGGCTGAAGATCAGGTAGACGACATAAGACTAAAAGCAAGAGAACTTCTCGACAAAGACGAAGAGTGA
- a CDS encoding DNA-directed RNA polymerase subunit K, protein MNYTRYEKARVIGARTLQLAQGAPAFVDAEEGEKPLKTARKEMEEDKLPITVKNN, encoded by the coding sequence ATGAACTACACAAGATACGAAAAGGCAAGAGTAATTGGAGCGAGAACGCTCCAGCTAGCGCAGGGAGCACCAGCATTCGTAGACGCAGAAGAAGGTGAGAAACCACTAAAAACAGCGAGAAAGGAAATGGAAGAAGACAAACTCCCAATTACAGTCAAGAACAACTAA
- the rps28e gene encoding 30S ribosomal protein S28e (the function of S28E in the ribosome is unknown but the structure shows a variants OB-fold that is found in nucleic acid-binding proteins) codes for MVAAKVVEVIGDQGHRGVRKIRCRIIEGSEEGKILVRNTRGPIREDDVVHIKETEMEG; via the coding sequence GTGGTAGCAGCCAAAGTAGTTGAAGTGATCGGAGATCAAGGACACAGAGGAGTCCGAAAAATCCGTTGCAGAATAATTGAAGGAAGCGAAGAAGGCAAAATTCTTGTAAGAAATACTCGTGGACCCATCAGAGAAGACGACGTGGTTCACATCAAAGAAACAGAAATGGAGGGATAA
- a CDS encoding 30S ribosomal protein S2 has translation MSDEEELLIDREKYLSHGVHIGTQTKHSDMEEYIFHVKKNQLSVIDLNQTDERIRSAARFLSKYSPEEILVVGRKEASRMPLEAFSEEIGAEVIAGRFMPGTLTNPNSDDFMEPEVVIVTDPEEDAQAIDEAVDAQIPVIALADSGNSLDNIDLVIPANNKAENSIGLVYYLLAEQLQGENGQKIELNLSDFRPETEETEEKE, from the coding sequence GTGAGTGACGAAGAAGAGCTGCTGATAGATCGTGAAAAATATCTTTCACACGGAGTACATATCGGAACACAGACAAAACACAGTGACATGGAGGAATACATTTTCCACGTGAAAAAGAACCAGCTATCAGTAATCGATCTCAACCAGACAGATGAAAGAATAAGAAGTGCAGCGAGATTTCTGTCAAAATACAGTCCAGAAGAAATTCTAGTTGTTGGAAGAAAGGAAGCATCAAGAATGCCCCTAGAAGCTTTCTCAGAGGAAATAGGCGCAGAAGTAATTGCAGGAAGATTCATGCCGGGAACACTGACAAACCCGAACTCCGATGACTTCATGGAACCCGAAGTAGTTATAGTCACAGATCCGGAAGAAGACGCTCAGGCAATCGACGAAGCAGTCGATGCACAAATACCCGTGATAGCTCTCGCAGACTCAGGAAACAGTCTGGACAACATTGATCTTGTAATACCGGCAAATAACAAGGCGGAGAACTCGATCGGTCTCGTATACTACCTACTTGCAGAACAGCTGCAGGGAGAGAACGGACAAAAAATCGAGCTCAACCTTTCAGACTTCCGACCCGAAACCGAAGAAACTGAAGAAAAGGAATAA